Proteins co-encoded in one Alphaproteobacteria bacterium PA2 genomic window:
- a CDS encoding cytochrome P450, with amino-acid sequence MADGAMKLEDEARARAYSMPLEDINPGDPELFLNNGFWAYFERLRAEDPVHWCRDSEFGPYWSVTRYEDIMAVDTNHGAFSSDAALGGITIRDARPDLRRPSFIAMDPPRHDEQRKAVSPIVSPTNLHNMEPIIRERVCQILDNLPIGEPFNWVERVSIELTTQMLATLFDFPFEERRKLTRWSDVATTIPYKGGLVETEEERQAELMECLAYFTRLWNERVNLPQTGDLISMMAHSEATRNMTPDEYLGNVILLIVGGNDTTRNSLTGGLLALSQNPDQYDKLMANHDLVTSLVPEIIRWQTPLAHMRRTALRDVELGGKTIKKGDKVVMWYVSGNRDERAIPEPNRFIIDRERPRQHLSFGFGIHRCVGNRLAEMQLRTVWEEVLKRFPKIEVLDEPVRVRSSFVKGYEQLMVRIPA; translated from the coding sequence ATGGCCGACGGCGCAATGAAGCTTGAGGACGAAGCCCGCGCACGGGCCTATTCCATGCCCCTGGAAGACATCAATCCGGGCGATCCCGAGCTCTTCCTCAACAACGGCTTCTGGGCCTATTTCGAACGCCTTCGCGCCGAAGACCCGGTCCACTGGTGCCGGGACAGCGAGTTTGGTCCTTACTGGTCGGTGACCCGCTATGAGGACATCATGGCGGTGGATACAAACCACGGCGCCTTCTCATCTGACGCCGCCCTGGGCGGGATCACCATCCGCGACGCCCGGCCCGACCTGCGCCGCCCCAGCTTCATCGCCATGGACCCTCCGCGGCACGATGAGCAGCGGAAGGCGGTCAGCCCAATCGTTTCGCCGACGAACCTGCATAACATGGAGCCGATCATCCGTGAGCGGGTCTGCCAGATCCTGGACAACCTGCCCATTGGCGAGCCCTTCAACTGGGTCGAGCGGGTGTCCATCGAACTGACCACCCAGATGCTGGCGACCCTGTTCGACTTCCCCTTTGAGGAGCGTCGCAAGCTGACCCGGTGGTCGGATGTCGCCACCACCATTCCTTACAAAGGCGGTCTGGTGGAGACCGAGGAGGAGCGGCAGGCTGAACTCATGGAATGTCTGGCCTATTTCACCCGGCTCTGGAACGAGCGGGTGAACCTGCCACAGACCGGGGACCTGATTTCCATGATGGCCCACAGCGAGGCCACCCGGAACATGACCCCTGACGAGTATCTGGGAAACGTGATCCTGCTGATCGTCGGCGGTAATGACACCACCCGCAATTCGCTCACCGGCGGACTGCTGGCCCTTAGCCAGAACCCCGACCAGTACGACAAGCTCATGGCCAACCATGATCTGGTCACCTCACTGGTGCCGGAAATCATCCGGTGGCAGACCCCTCTGGCCCACATGCGGCGGACGGCCCTGCGGGACGTGGAACTGGGCGGCAAGACCATCAAGAAGGGCGACAAGGTCGTCATGTGGTATGTCTCGGGCAACCGGGACGAACGCGCCATTCCGGAACCCAACAGGTTCATCATCGACCGGGAACGGCCCCGCCAGCACCTGAGCTTCGGTTTCGGCATCCACCGCTGCGTCGGCAACCGTCTGGCAGAAATGCAGCTGCGCACGGTCTGGGAAGAGGTGCTGAAGCGGTTCCCGAAGATCGAGGTCCTCGATGAGCCCGTGCGGGTCCGATCAAGCTTCGTGAAGGGCTATGAGCAGCTGATGGTGCGAATTCCGGCCTAG
- a CDS encoding acyltransferase: MGWLARVIRWTLVAWFKRQGWTVEGSAPMPRKFVVIAAPHTSNWDFVYFMGATDGLNLDLSFMGKDSLFRWPLAKAMRDLGGVPVDRSASHNVVDAMIAEFARRDEFMLTIAPEGTRGKARQWKTGFYHIALGAGVPMVCGMMDYKRKVVGLGPALMASGDYEADMKILAEFYRSCTPKFPDRATAL, from the coding sequence ATGGGTTGGCTGGCCCGGGTCATACGCTGGACCCTTGTCGCCTGGTTCAAGCGCCAGGGCTGGACCGTGGAAGGCTCTGCGCCCATGCCGCGGAAGTTTGTGGTCATAGCCGCCCCGCACACCAGCAACTGGGACTTCGTCTATTTCATGGGGGCGACAGACGGCCTCAACCTCGATCTCAGCTTCATGGGCAAGGATTCGCTGTTCCGATGGCCACTGGCAAAGGCCATGCGCGACCTGGGCGGGGTTCCAGTGGACCGGTCAGCTTCGCACAATGTGGTCGACGCCATGATCGCTGAATTCGCCAGGCGCGATGAATTCATGCTGACCATTGCGCCGGAAGGTACGCGGGGCAAGGCCCGGCAATGGAAGACCGGCTTCTATCATATTGCTCTGGGCGCAGGCGTGCCCATGGTCTGCGGCATGATGGACTACAAGCGCAAGGTCGTCGGCCTGGGCCCGGCGCTCATGGCCAGTGGCGACTACGAGGCCGACATGAAGATCCTGGCGGAATTCTACCGCTCATGCACACCCAAGTTCCCGGATCGCGCCACCGCCCTCTGA
- a CDS encoding DNA-binding protein, whose amino-acid sequence MTKAELIAVIAERAELNKAQAKLALDVVLDSVTESLRNGDEVRLVGFGSFIPVSRPAGTARNPRTGETVKRPASRSARFKMGEGLKKALN is encoded by the coding sequence ATGACAAAGGCCGAACTGATTGCCGTCATTGCCGAAAGGGCGGAGCTGAACAAGGCTCAGGCCAAACTGGCCCTGGACGTTGTCCTCGATAGCGTCACGGAGTCCCTCCGAAACGGCGATGAAGTCAGACTGGTCGGCTTTGGCAGTTTCATACCCGTCAGTCGGCCGGCAGGCACAGCTCGCAATCCCCGCACCGGTGAGACCGTCAAACGCCCGGCATCCCGGTCTGCGCGCTTCAAGATGGGCGAGGGCCTGAAGAAGGCCCTGAACTAA